One window of Lacerta agilis isolate rLacAgi1 chromosome 14, rLacAgi1.pri, whole genome shotgun sequence genomic DNA carries:
- the LOC117058637 gene encoding RAD52 motif-containing protein 1-like produces the protein MAEIVEFRVPDGNGRTLLVLGLETDASEHALYLTFSAFGPLYSVRVHQNAPVAGPGYYALVKFYSARDASKAQCACNQRPLFQKSPLKVSFQC, from the exons ATGGCAGAAATAGTGGAGTTCCGAGTCCCGGATGGAAATGGACGGACCCTGCTCGTTTTGGGATTGGAGACAGACGCGTCAGAG cATGCTCTATATTTAACCTTCTCTGCATTTGGGCCGCTCTATTCCGTGAGGGTTCACCAAAATGCTCCAGTCGCTGGGCCTGGCTATTATGCCCTTGTGAAGTTCTACTCTGCGAGAGATGCCAGCAAGGCACAATGTGCTTGTAACCAGCGGCCCCTGTTTCAGAAATCCCCTTTGAAGGTATCTTTCCAATGCTGA